A single Acidimicrobiales bacterium DNA region contains:
- a CDS encoding alpha/beta hydrolase produces MTDDNPSPAPDTIVLIHGFWVTPRSWEEWAARYEARGFTVLTPAYPGFEVEVEALNADPSPVEALTAPAVIEHLESVVGSLPSPPILMGHSAGGAFTQVLLDHGFGAAGVAINSAPTEGVRALPLAQVRSTFPVLKNPANHHRAVGFTHDQWHYAFTNTFTDEESKRLYERYHVPASGRILFNSVLANFEPGPQDIWVDYKNDDRAPLLFISGGEDHLMPPKVQQSNAKHYKSATITETREYEGYAHLLPAQDGWEAIADYALDWALANAGRTAADGAVEPV; encoded by the coding sequence ATGACCGACGACAACCCCTCCCCGGCCCCCGACACCATCGTCCTGATCCACGGCTTCTGGGTGACCCCTCGGAGCTGGGAGGAGTGGGCCGCCCGCTACGAGGCCCGCGGTTTCACCGTCCTCACCCCCGCTTACCCGGGATTCGAGGTCGAGGTCGAGGCCCTCAACGCCGACCCGTCTCCCGTCGAGGCCCTCACCGCGCCCGCGGTCATCGAGCACCTGGAGAGCGTCGTCGGCAGCCTGCCGTCGCCGCCGATCCTGATGGGCCACTCGGCGGGTGGCGCCTTCACCCAGGTCCTCCTCGACCACGGCTTCGGGGCAGCCGGGGTGGCGATCAACTCGGCTCCGACCGAGGGCGTCCGCGCCCTGCCGCTGGCGCAGGTCCGCTCGACGTTCCCGGTGCTGAAGAACCCCGCCAACCACCACCGTGCCGTCGGCTTCACCCACGATCAGTGGCACTACGCCTTCACCAACACCTTTACCGACGAGGAGTCCAAGCGGCTCTACGAGCGCTACCACGTCCCGGCGTCCGGGCGGATCCTGTTCAACAGCGTCCTGGCCAACTTCGAGCCCGGCCCGCAGGACATCTGGGTCGACTACAAGAACGACGACCGGGCCCCGCTCCTGTTCATCTCCGGCGGGGAGGACCACCTCATGCCGCCCAAGGTGCAGCAGTCCAACGCCAAGCACTACAAGTCGGCCACGATCACCGAGACCAGGGAGTACGAGGGCTACGCCCACCTGCTGCCCGCCCAGGACGGCTGGGAGGCGATCGCCGACTACGCGCTCGACTGGGCGCTGGCCAACGCCGGGCGGACGGCCGCGGACGGCGCGGTCGAGCCGGTGTGA
- a CDS encoding phenylalanine 4-monooxygenase, whose product MIQDSPALGQSFELPDDHPGVSDVAYRTRRAKIAETGAAYRSGEPIPDVEYTPEEDEVWRVVSQELAAKHRRYACGAYLSGASRLHLPSERVPQLREVDERVHALTGFHIEPVPGLVPTMVFYGALARRTFLSTQYIRHHSVPFYTPEPDVVHEIVGHANMLANPVLADLYEAAGHASLRASAAGDAALQAFSKVFWFTLEFGVLHEDGELKAYGAGLLSSYGEIDVFRAAEVRPWDVEQMSTLDYDITHYQPVLFAAASFDQMVDDLTAYFTSVGH is encoded by the coding sequence GTGATCCAGGACTCACCCGCACTTGGGCAGTCGTTCGAACTGCCCGACGATCACCCCGGAGTGTCCGACGTCGCCTACCGGACTCGGCGCGCCAAGATCGCCGAGACGGGGGCGGCGTACCGCAGTGGCGAGCCCATCCCCGACGTCGAGTACACCCCCGAAGAGGACGAGGTGTGGCGGGTGGTGTCGCAGGAGCTGGCCGCGAAGCACCGGCGCTACGCCTGCGGGGCCTACCTGTCGGGCGCCTCCCGCCTCCACCTGCCCAGCGAGCGGGTGCCGCAGCTGCGGGAGGTCGACGAACGGGTCCACGCCCTCACCGGCTTCCACATCGAGCCGGTCCCCGGCCTGGTGCCGACCATGGTGTTCTACGGAGCGCTGGCCCGGCGGACGTTCCTCTCGACCCAGTACATCCGCCACCACTCGGTGCCCTTCTACACCCCCGAGCCCGACGTGGTGCACGAGATCGTCGGGCACGCCAACATGCTGGCCAACCCCGTGCTGGCCGACCTGTACGAGGCCGCGGGCCACGCCTCGCTGCGGGCCTCGGCGGCCGGCGACGCGGCCCTGCAGGCGTTCTCGAAGGTCTTCTGGTTCACCCTCGAGTTCGGGGTGCTGCACGAGGACGGCGAGCTCAAGGCGTACGGCGCCGGCCTGCTGTCGTCGTACGGGGAGATCGACGTGTTCCGCGCCGCCGAGGTGCGGCCGTGGGACGTGGAGCAGATGTCGACGCTCGACTACGACATCACCCACTACCAACCGGTCCTCTTCGCGGCCGCCTCGTTCGACCAGATGGTGGACGACCTCACCGCCTACTTCACGTCGGTCGGTCACTGA
- a CDS encoding SRPBCC family protein — protein MAVAIRQLKPQVWEQAVTVRAAAPDVFRYLVDFERHREWELELQEVRHTHGRPGESGAEYVKTYGERSPGLLRRMFSPPLRVTCKVTAIDPPARLAWKQHVSHRASGPASFQDIDVLVTPRDAGSLLVVTRELVGTEGLGVDLASRFSTSLGDRLQAVAPENAEAVGRLTGGNRPEDFTRRALDGHPSRGPGPTSLERLQAILDH, from the coding sequence GTGGCAGTGGCGATCAGGCAGCTGAAACCGCAGGTGTGGGAACAGGCGGTGACGGTCAGGGCGGCGGCACCTGATGTGTTCCGCTATCTCGTCGACTTCGAGCGCCACCGCGAGTGGGAGCTCGAGCTGCAGGAGGTCCGGCACACGCACGGCCGACCGGGCGAGAGCGGCGCCGAGTACGTGAAGACCTACGGCGAGCGGTCGCCTGGGCTCCTCCGGCGCATGTTCTCCCCGCCGCTCCGGGTCACCTGCAAGGTCACCGCCATCGATCCCCCGGCCCGCCTGGCGTGGAAGCAGCACGTGTCCCACCGTGCGTCGGGCCCGGCGTCGTTCCAGGACATCGACGTGCTCGTCACCCCGCGTGACGCCGGCAGCCTGCTCGTGGTGACCCGCGAGCTCGTGGGCACCGAGGGCCTCGGCGTCGACCTCGCCTCCCGCTTCTCCACGAGCCTCGGCGACCGCCTGCAGGCGGTCGCTCCCGAGAACGCCGAGGCCGTCGGCCGCCTGACCGGCGGCAACCGGCCCGAGGACTTCACCCGGCGAGCACTCGACGGCCACCCCTCACGCGGCCCCGGCCCCACGAGCCTCGAACGTCTCCAAGCGATCCTCGACCACTAG
- a CDS encoding L,D-transpeptidase, which yields MRYLRYVWFLLLLGALVGVGTVVLAMREDEPEPWSGSWVATARGVEVGVYPSPGAVEPSVRLKSPTASGAALVFLVEGRSVSGEWLPVHLPIRPNGSSGWVRRADVRLAANDYRITVDLHDRKLTFSQFGDVRWTTPIGVGTEAMPTPPGRYYVKELLMPGKEDALYGPFALGLSGFSDSPGAADFKGGEGVLAIHGTDDPDSIGEQVSHGCIRVPNDVISYLAATVPMGTPVEIE from the coding sequence GTGCGGTACCTGCGGTACGTGTGGTTCCTGCTGCTGCTGGGGGCGCTCGTCGGAGTGGGCACGGTGGTGCTGGCGATGCGGGAGGACGAGCCGGAACCGTGGTCGGGCAGCTGGGTGGCGACGGCGCGGGGCGTGGAGGTGGGCGTGTACCCCAGCCCGGGCGCGGTCGAGCCGTCGGTCCGCCTGAAGAGCCCCACGGCGAGCGGCGCGGCGCTGGTGTTCCTGGTGGAGGGGCGTTCGGTGAGCGGCGAGTGGCTGCCGGTCCACCTGCCGATCCGGCCCAACGGCAGCTCCGGGTGGGTGCGCAGGGCCGACGTCCGGCTGGCGGCGAACGACTACCGGATCACGGTCGACCTGCACGACCGGAAGCTGACGTTCTCGCAGTTCGGCGACGTGAGGTGGACCACCCCGATCGGGGTCGGCACCGAGGCCATGCCCACCCCGCCCGGGCGCTACTACGTGAAGGAGCTGCTCATGCCGGGGAAGGAGGACGCCCTGTACGGGCCGTTCGCGCTGGGCCTCTCCGGCTTCAGCGACAGCCCCGGCGCCGCCGACTTCAAGGGCGGCGAGGGCGTGCTGGCCATCCACGGCACCGACGACCCCGACTCCATCGGTGAGCAGGTCAGCCACGGCTGCATCCGGGTGCCCAACGACGTGATCTCCTACCTCGCCGCCACCGTCCCGATGGGAACCCCGGTGGAGATCGAGTGA
- a CDS encoding carbonic anhydrase: MGAIDELLARHTAGLAGPTCCETGLPTKPRLRATVLTCMDSRIDLFRVLGLKLGEAHVLRNAGGLATDDAIRSLVLSQHKLGTQEIMVIQHTSCGLKDLHDADLAASLEDQTGVAPPFDFGGFDDLDASVRDAVLRLRDCPWLERRDAIRGFVYDVDSFRLREVY, from the coding sequence ATGGGAGCGATCGACGAGCTGTTGGCTCGCCACACGGCCGGACTCGCGGGTCCGACCTGTTGCGAGACCGGGTTGCCGACCAAGCCTCGCCTGCGGGCGACGGTGCTCACCTGCATGGACTCACGCATCGACCTGTTCCGGGTGCTGGGTCTGAAGCTGGGCGAGGCCCACGTGCTGCGCAACGCCGGCGGCCTGGCCACCGACGACGCGATCCGCTCGCTGGTGCTGTCGCAGCACAAGCTGGGCACGCAGGAGATCATGGTGATCCAGCACACGTCCTGCGGGCTCAAGGACCTGCACGACGCCGACCTGGCCGCGAGCCTCGAGGACCAGACCGGTGTGGCGCCCCCGTTCGACTTCGGCGGCTTCGACGACCTCGACGCGTCGGTCCGCGACGCGGTGCTGCGCCTGCGCGACTGCCCCTGGCTGGAACGCCGCGACGCGATCCGGGGCTTCGTCTACGACGTCGACAGCTTCAGGCTGCGCGAGGTCTACTGA
- a CDS encoding substrate-binding domain-containing protein, which yields MRHPGRLRRRLLLALVAGACLGGTVTVTVPAGARVEPADVAAAPAAPAAPLAPTNIAGRGSSYVGPAMTQWTADAYTRGLNVNYLPTSSPDGLGQFQQSTVNFAGTEAEFSSLLGLGNDNQVRRGFQYVPDVAGAVAVMYNVTDRAGRKVDYLRLSRRTVALIFLGEISNWSDARITNDLGGGVVLPDEPITVVYRSGPSGTTALFYDFVQNMAPAEFDAWVARNRYPQGVRIIDPGVSPNFVPRGLGLAGSDLMAQHTARTPWTITYDEFAYAKRYNVNTAWIQNESGQWVQPYAGNISAALESAQLRPDLSQELSGVYRSRENGAYPISAYSYVVTQCAPAGDRPTCKGNYADTRISETLDAWMQYIACDGQIQMAEIGYSPLPPILSQEMYKSVQRMWGRPISQAKQLNWDNCKNPRFDPNYRPPTPPDPPATTPPARPATTTVATTRPALVAVTPPRPWTGAATRWRPPARVRWRPSAAGRVPGRTATRWPSSAEGPVR from the coding sequence ATGCGGCATCCCGGTCGACTCCGACGGCGGCTGCTGCTGGCCCTGGTCGCGGGGGCCTGCCTCGGCGGCACGGTGACGGTGACGGTGCCGGCGGGCGCCCGGGTCGAGCCTGCCGACGTCGCCGCCGCACCCGCCGCTCCCGCAGCACCGCTGGCGCCCACCAACATCGCCGGCCGGGGCTCCAGCTACGTCGGCCCGGCGATGACCCAATGGACCGCCGACGCCTACACCCGCGGCCTCAACGTCAACTACCTGCCCACGAGCTCGCCCGACGGGCTGGGGCAGTTCCAGCAGTCGACGGTCAACTTCGCCGGCACCGAGGCGGAGTTCTCGTCGCTGCTCGGCCTCGGCAACGACAACCAGGTGCGCCGCGGCTTCCAGTACGTGCCCGACGTCGCCGGCGCCGTGGCGGTCATGTACAACGTCACGGACCGGGCCGGGCGCAAGGTCGACTACCTGCGCCTGTCGCGCCGGACGGTGGCGCTGATCTTCCTCGGCGAGATCAGCAACTGGTCCGACGCCCGGATCACCAACGATCTCGGCGGCGGCGTCGTCCTGCCCGACGAGCCGATCACCGTCGTCTACCGCTCGGGCCCGTCCGGCACCACGGCCCTCTTCTACGACTTCGTGCAGAACATGGCGCCCGCCGAGTTCGACGCCTGGGTGGCGAGGAACCGCTACCCGCAGGGCGTGCGCATCATCGACCCGGGCGTGTCGCCCAACTTCGTGCCCCGTGGCCTGGGCCTGGCCGGCTCCGACCTGATGGCGCAGCACACGGCCCGCACACCGTGGACGATCACCTACGACGAGTTCGCCTACGCCAAGCGCTACAACGTCAACACCGCCTGGATCCAGAACGAGTCGGGCCAGTGGGTGCAGCCCTACGCCGGCAACATCTCGGCGGCCCTGGAGTCGGCCCAGCTGCGGCCGGACCTGAGCCAGGAGCTGTCGGGCGTGTACCGCAGCCGCGAGAACGGCGCCTACCCGATCTCGGCGTACAGCTACGTCGTGACGCAGTGCGCCCCGGCGGGCGACCGGCCGACCTGCAAGGGCAACTACGCCGACACGAGGATCAGCGAGACGCTCGACGCCTGGATGCAGTACATCGCCTGCGACGGCCAGATCCAGATGGCCGAGATCGGCTACTCGCCGTTGCCGCCGATCCTGTCGCAGGAGATGTACAAGTCCGTCCAGCGCATGTGGGGCCGGCCGATCTCGCAGGCGAAGCAGCTCAACTGGGACAACTGCAAGAACCCGCGCTTCGACCCGAACTACCGCCCACCCACGCCCCCCGACCCGCCGGCGACGACACCACCGGCACGACCGGCGACGACGACGGTGGCGACGACCCGTCCGGCGCTGGTGGCGGTGACACCACCACGACCGTGGACGGGGGCGGCGACGAGGTGGCGGCCGCCCGCTCGGGTGAGGTGGAGGCCGTCGGCGGCGGGTCGGGTTCCTGGCAGGACAGCGACCCGGTGGCCTTCAAGCGCCGAGGGCCCAGTGCGATGA
- a CDS encoding Fic family protein — MAESVEKGVAKLVERTWTPADLTGLPRRDRQGCRYSAYIPDRLVGRELFLSGTTAADVSDAEAALAGFDNQVSSLVDTEALARLLLRAEAVASSHIEGLVVGGRRLLRAEAAGALGETAVDVTTAEVLGNIDAMNFAIQQLAGAVTIEGILEIHRLLLASTPQKHLAGRLRDAQNWIGGSSYNPCSAAFVPPPEGDVEDLMADLCAFINDDTLSPVAQAAVVHAQFETIHPFVDGNGRTGRALVHVVLRRRGLTTKAVPPISLILATRAEDYVAGLTSFRYLGSPDQPAAVDGVNHWISTFAAATTRAAVDAGDFEERIDALKATWRDRLGGVRAGSATAELVERLPGTPIVTVQGVAEMLGRSVTSIGEAIDRFAEAGILTQITTGRRNRAWEASEVVDAFTDFERALASPTGGTSSAKPARPVPARRQRKKP; from the coding sequence GTGGCGGAGAGCGTGGAGAAGGGCGTGGCGAAGCTCGTCGAACGTACCTGGACTCCGGCCGATCTGACCGGCCTGCCCCGGCGAGACCGCCAGGGCTGCAGGTACAGCGCCTACATCCCCGACCGGCTCGTCGGCCGGGAGCTCTTCCTGTCGGGCACCACGGCGGCCGACGTCTCCGACGCCGAGGCTGCTCTCGCCGGCTTCGACAACCAGGTCTCGTCCCTTGTGGACACCGAAGCGCTCGCACGGCTGCTGCTGCGGGCCGAAGCGGTCGCGTCGTCCCACATCGAGGGCCTCGTCGTCGGTGGTCGCCGCCTGCTCCGCGCCGAGGCTGCCGGAGCACTGGGTGAGACCGCTGTCGATGTCACCACCGCCGAGGTCCTCGGCAACATCGATGCGATGAACTTCGCGATCCAGCAGCTCGCCGGTGCTGTCACCATCGAGGGGATCCTCGAGATCCACCGGTTGCTGCTGGCCAGCACTCCCCAGAAGCACCTCGCGGGCCGCCTCCGCGACGCGCAGAACTGGATCGGAGGCTCCAGCTACAACCCGTGCTCCGCCGCGTTCGTCCCACCGCCGGAGGGTGACGTCGAAGATCTCATGGCCGACCTGTGCGCGTTCATCAACGACGACACGCTCTCCCCGGTTGCCCAGGCTGCTGTCGTCCATGCACAGTTCGAGACGATCCATCCCTTCGTCGACGGCAACGGTCGCACCGGCCGAGCCCTCGTCCACGTCGTCCTCCGGCGCCGAGGGCTGACCACCAAGGCGGTCCCTCCCATCAGCCTCATCCTGGCCACACGGGCCGAGGACTACGTCGCCGGGCTCACGTCGTTCCGCTATCTCGGCTCACCCGACCAACCCGCCGCCGTCGACGGGGTGAACCACTGGATCTCCACCTTCGCGGCGGCGACCACCAGGGCCGCCGTCGACGCCGGCGATTTCGAGGAGCGCATCGACGCGCTCAAGGCGACCTGGCGCGACAGGCTCGGAGGCGTTCGGGCGGGGTCGGCCACGGCAGAGCTGGTCGAGCGACTTCCGGGCACGCCGATCGTCACCGTCCAGGGGGTCGCGGAGATGCTCGGCCGTTCGGTCACGTCCATCGGCGAGGCGATCGATCGGTTCGCCGAGGCCGGGATCCTGACGCAGATCACGACCGGGCGACGCAACCGTGCCTGGGAAGCCTCGGAGGTCGTCGACGCCTTCACCGACTTCGAACGAGCGCTGGCGTCGCCGACCGGTGGCACCTCCTCCGCCAAGCCCGCTCGTCCGGTTCCCGCTCGCCGCCAACGCAAGAAGCCGTGA
- a CDS encoding helix-turn-helix domain-containing protein — protein sequence MIAVVVLDTTLALDTAVAAQAFGPRPTAFAAIRDEAESPYEVVLCGGPQSTIRTVGFATDSLESWDRLAAADTVVVPGLDEPGRRRDPEALEAIRVAAGRGARLVGLCAGTFVLGHAGVLAGRRATTHWALADEFRRLFPDVELCDDELFVDDGQVLSSGGMLAAADLCLHILRQDHGQSYANDVARLLVSPPYRTGGQAQYRTRRATSGDGTLAALMDWAVEHLDEDLTLPALAAKAHLSTRTLSRRFEAETGHGALHWLTERRVDRARALLEETTLTVTEVTFATGFGSLASFRRAFTRVTNTTPSAYRQTFRGTAHPAPAPTGAVGQ from the coding sequence GTGATCGCCGTCGTCGTGCTCGACACGACGCTGGCCCTCGACACCGCCGTGGCCGCGCAGGCCTTCGGGCCCCGACCGACGGCGTTCGCTGCCATCCGGGACGAGGCCGAGTCGCCCTACGAGGTCGTGCTGTGCGGCGGGCCGCAGTCGACGATCCGCACGGTCGGGTTCGCGACCGACTCGCTCGAGTCGTGGGACCGGCTCGCCGCGGCCGACACCGTGGTGGTCCCGGGCCTCGACGAGCCCGGTCGCCGGCGGGATCCGGAGGCGCTGGAGGCGATCCGGGTGGCGGCGGGGCGGGGCGCCCGGCTGGTGGGGCTGTGCGCGGGGACGTTCGTGCTCGGGCACGCCGGGGTGCTGGCGGGGCGGCGGGCGACCACCCACTGGGCGCTGGCCGACGAGTTCCGTCGGCTCTTCCCCGACGTCGAGCTGTGCGACGACGAGCTCTTCGTCGACGACGGGCAGGTCCTCAGCTCCGGAGGGATGCTCGCCGCGGCCGACCTGTGCCTGCACATCCTGCGCCAGGACCACGGCCAGTCGTACGCCAACGACGTCGCCCGGCTGCTGGTCAGCCCGCCCTACCGCACCGGCGGGCAGGCCCAGTACCGCACCCGGCGGGCCACGTCGGGCGACGGCACGCTGGCCGCCCTCATGGACTGGGCCGTCGAGCACCTCGACGAGGACCTGACCCTGCCGGCGCTGGCGGCCAAGGCGCACCTGAGCACCCGGACGCTGTCGCGCCGCTTCGAGGCCGAGACCGGCCACGGCGCCCTCCACTGGCTCACCGAGCGCCGGGTCGACCGGGCCCGCGCCCTCCTCGAGGAGACGACCCTGACGGTCACCGAGGTCACCTTCGCCACGGGTTTCGGCTCCCTCGCCTCCTTCCGCCGCGCCTTCACCCGCGTCACCAACACCACCCCCAGCGCCTACCGCCAAACCTTCCGCGGCACCGCCCACCCCGCCCCGGCCCCGACGGGTGCAGTGGGTCAGTAG